GCGGGGCGACCGGACGCTGTTCATCAGCTCCGAGGAGGTGGACCGGCTCTGGGAGATCTTCCAGCCGGTCCTCGACCGCCGGCCGACGACGGAGCCCTACGCTTGTGGGACGTGGGGGCCGGCGTCGGCACTGGAGCTGCCCCTCGGCGGCTGGCGACTCGGCAACCATCCCGCCTCACCGAACGGTCAGTGATCCGGGCGGGACCACGCCTCCGACTGGGTGAGCCTGAACAGATAGGCCAGCGGCGGGACCACGACCACGACGGCCAACCCGACGGCGACGAGCAGCCCCTGCAGGGTCGCGGTGGCCCCGGCCGCGTCGGCGATCGTGACCTCGTCGACGAGCAGCCAGGGGTACTGACCCACGCCCCACCCGGAGACCACGGCGGCGACCGCGAGGACCGCGGTGACCCGCGCGACGGCGTACCTGCGGGCCCACAGCAGCGCCATCGTCGCCACGCCGGCCAGGCCCGCGAGCGCGACCAGCGGGGCGGCCCGGCCCTCGAGCCCCGCGGCCAGCGTGGGCGCGTCGCGGTCGATCGGCACCAGCGCGGCGAACACGACCACGCCGGTGACGGCACCGACGGCGAGCGCCCGGACGCGCAGCTCGTCGGCCAGCCGCTCCTGGCCGCTGCGCCGGGCGTCGGCGACCAGGAAGACACCGGCGAGGAAGGCGCAGGTCCCGACCGCGATCGCGCCCCCGAACAGCGAGGTCGGGTTGACCCACGACGCCCAGCGGTCGCCCGTGCCGTCGAGCGGCACCCGGCCGGACGCGATGCCGCCCGCGACCGTGCCGAGGAAGAACGGCGTGATGATCGACGAGGTGGCGAACACGATGCCGAACAGGCGCGCCTGGGCCAGGGTGGCGGCGTACTTGCGGAAGGCGAAGCTCGCGCCGCGCAGCACGATCCCGAGCAGGGCCAGTAGCAGCGGCAGGACCAGGGTCGCCATGGCCGCGGCGAAGGACGCGGGGAATCCGGTCCACCAGATGACCAGCACGTAGATCAGCCAGACGTGGTTGGCCTCCCAGACCGGCCCGATGCTGTGGTCGACCAGGGTCCGCAGCTCCGCGCCGCGCCGGCTGCTGCCCGCGGTGAGGTCGAAGAAGCCGGAGCCGAAGTCGGCACCGCCGAGGACGGCGTAGGCGATGACCCCGACGAAGAGCGCGGCCGCGACGGCCAGCTCGAGGCTCATCCCCTCACCTCCGGGACCTCGGGGGCGTAGGGACTGGGCAGGTCCGCGTCGCCCGCGCGCCAGCGGCGGGCCATCGAGCGGAGGACGACGACCGCGCCGACGGTCATCGCCGTGTAGACCACGGTGCTGATGCCGAGCAGCCACCACAGGCTCGCGGAGTAGTCGCCCACCGCCTCGGGCGTGCGCATGACGCCGTACACGATCCACGGCTGACGGCCGACCTCCGTGGCGATCCAACCCGCCTCGAGCGCGATGACGGCCAACGGCCCGGCCGCGGCGGCGAAGCGGAGGAACCACCGCTTCTCCAGCAGGTCGCGCCCTCGTCGGCGCTGGAACCAGAACCACACGACGGCGGCTGCGAGCAGGGTGCCGATGCCGACCATGGTCTGGAAGGCCAGGTGGGTCAGGTTGACCGGCGGGTGGTCCTCCTCGGGGATGGTGTCGAGGCCGGGCACCGGCTTGTCGGGTGAGTTCATCGCGATCAGGGACCCGAGGTAGGGGATGTCGATCGAGTACTTCACCTCGCCGTCGACCAGGATCCCGCCCAGTCGCAGCGGCGAGGGACTCTCGGTCGTCTCGGCCAGCTCGAAGGCCGCCAGCTTGGCGGGCTGCCGCTCATCGAGGCCGAAGCCGAGCACGTGCCCGACGAAGGGCTGGGTCACCGCGGCGATCGACGCGAAGACGAACGGGACCAGGAAGCCCAACCGGTGGTGCGCGTCGCGGCGCCCACGGAGCATGCCGACGGCGTACACGCCGGCGATGGTGAACCCGGCCAGCATGTAGGCGCCGACCCACATGTGGGCGAACTGCACGAAGGTCTGCAGGTTGAAGAGCACCGCCCACGGCTGGACGTCGGTGACCGCGCCGTCGACGATCCGGAAGCCGGTCGGTGCGTTCATCCAGGCGTTGACCGCGAGCACGCAGTAGGCACCGATGACACCGGTGATCGCCATCGGCAGGACCATCAGCACGTGCCGCTTCGGTGGCATCCGGCCCCAGCCGTAGAGGTAGATGCCGAGGAAGATCGCCTCGAGGAAGAAGGCCAGCCCCTCGAACGCGAACGGCAGCCCCAGGACGTCGCCGTAGGTGCCCATCAGGCCGGGCCAGAGCAGGCCCATCTCGAAGCTGAGGACCGTGCCGGACACGGCGCCGATGGCGAAGAGCACGGCCGAGACCTTCGCCCAGCGCTTCGCGAGCTCGAGCGCCACCGGGTCCTTCCGGCGGATGCCGATGAGGTGCATCGTGAAGATCATCGCCGGGAACGCGACGCCGAAGCAGGCCAGCACGATGTGCCAGCCGAGCGAGAGCGCCATCTGCTGTCGGGCGGGCAGCAGGCCCGCGGGCTCGGCCTCGGCGGCGAGGTGGGTGAGGGCGGTGACGACGTCGGGGGCCAGCACCCTTCGACCGTAGCCTTTGTGAATGCGTTCACAAAGTCGCCGCAGGTGTCACTTCCGCCACACCCCTGGGGTACGCCGACGGGCCGGTCAGCGGCGCAGGTCGGTGAGCGCGATCCGCACCGTCAGCGACTCCCCCGCCATCCGGATCCGGCCGCGCATGCCGGCCGCGAGCACCATCGGGAGGACCGCCTTGGTGTCCGAGGGTGCCGTCAGCACGATCTCCTCCGCGCCCGCCGAGCGCGCCGCGCGGGCGACGTCGGCGAGCAGCCGGGTGCCGACGCCGCGCCGGTGCCAGGCGGGGTCGACCCACAGGTCGACGGGCCACGGCGCGTCGCCCTCGGCCCGCGCGTACTCCGCCCGTCCGGCGACCTTGCCGCCCGCCAGCGCGGACACCACCTCGCCCGTGGTCACGAACTCCGGGTCGCCCGCTCCGGGCTGGTGCGGGGCGGGCGGCACCTGGGTGTCGAGGACCTCGCCGACTAACTCCGCGAGCGCGTGCGCCCGGGCCCGCTCGGTCGGGGTGAAGGGGGTGTCGCGGCGGATCTGGATCGTGGCCGACCCGCCGACCACCATCTCCAGCACGTCGTCGGCGCCGGTGCTGGGCGCGACGTCGGCGTCGAACAGGTGCGCCGCCACGTCGGGGAAGGACGCCGGCTGCGCGATGATCTCGCGCACGGCCCGGACGTATCGGGTCGGCTGATCCTCGAGTGCCGCCGTCGTGACCGGTGCGGCGGACACCGCGGAACCCCCGGCCCGGGTGACCAGCTCCTGGAGCTGGTCGCGGGTCCATTCGGGTGGCACCTGGAGCACCAGCTCGTCGGTCACGGAGGTGCCCTCGGGGAACACCTGGACCGTCACGATGTTGACCCCCGCCCGCCCGCAGGCCGCCGCCAGCTCGGCCAACGCCCCGGGGCGGTCGGCCAGTCCGGCTCGCACGCGCCACAGCATGTCCTCACTATGCCGGACGGAGGTCACGCCGCGCGATCATCGGTGTTTCATCGACCCGTCGCATCTGAACCCCAAAAACACGCCGACCCGTCGCGTTCGAACGCGACGGGTCGGTGTGGAGTGGATCAGTGGCCGTGACCGTGCCCGTGGCCGTGACCGGCCGCCTCGGGCTGCTCCTCCTCGGGCTTGTCGACGACCAGGGTCTCGGTCGTCAGCAGCATGCCCGCCACGGAGACCGCGTTGGCCAGCGCCGAACGGGTCACCTTGACCGGGTCGATGACACCCTGCGCGAGGAGGTCGCCGTACTCGCCGGTCGCGGCGTTGTAGCCGTTGCCGACGCCGAGCTCGCGGACCTTGTGGGTGACGACATAGCCGTTCTCGCCGCCGTTCTCGGCGATCCAGCGCAGCGGCTCCTCGACGGCCTTGCGGACGATCCGGACACCGACCGCCTCGTCACCGCTGAGACCGAGGTCGTCGTCCAGCGCGGAGGAGGCGTGGATGATCGCGGAGCCGCCACCGGGGACGATGCCCTCCTCGATCGCGGCGCGCGTCGCGGAGACGGCGTCCTCGATCCGGTGCTTCTTCTCCTTCAGCTCCACCTCGGTGTGGGCGCCGACCTTGATCACCACGACGCCGCCGGAGAGCTTGGCCAGCCGCTCCTGGAGCTTCTCGGTGTCCCAGTCGGAGTCGGAGGCCTCGATCTCCTTCTTGATCTGCTCGACGCGACCGTTGACGTCGGCGGCCTCACCGGCGCCGTCGATGATCGTGGTGTTGTCCTTGGTGACCACGATGCGACGGGCCTGGCCCAGCACGTCGAGGCCGACCTGGTCGAGCTTGAGGCCGACCTCGGGCGAGATGACCTGACCGCCCGTGAGCACCGCGATGTCCTGCAGCATCGCCTTGCGGCGGTCGCCGAAGGCCGGGGCCTTCACGGCGACGGCGTTGAAGGTGCCGCGGATCTTGTTGACGACCAGCGTCGACAGCGCCTCGCCCTCGACGTCCTCGGAGAGGATGAAGAGCGGCTTGCCGGCGGCGATGACCTTCTCCAGCAGCGGCAGCAGGTCGGCGATGGCGCTGATCTTGCCCTGGTGGATGAGGAGGTACGGGTCGTCGAGGACCGCCTCCTGGCGCTCCGCGTCGGTGACGAAGTACGCCGAGATGTAGCCCTTGTCGAACTGCATGCCCTCGGTGAACTCGAGCTCGGTCGAGGGGGTGTTGGACTCCTCGACCGTGATCACGCCGTCCTTGCCGACCTTGCCGAAGGCCTCGGCGAGCAGCTCGCCGATGTGGCTGTCGCGCGAGGAGACGGTCGCCACGGAGGCGATGTCCTTCTCGTCGTCGACGTCGCGGGCGGCGGCCTTGAGGGCGTCGGCCACGGCACCGGCCGCGGCGTCCATGCCCCGCTTGAGGCCCATCGGGTTGGCGCCGGCGGCGACGGCGCGCAGCCCCTCGTGGACCAGCGCCTGGGCCAGGACGGTCGCGGTCGTCGTACCGTCACCGGCGACGTCGTTGGTCTTGGTCGCGACCTCCTTGGTGAGCTGGGCACCGAGGTTCTCGAAGGGGTCGTCCAGCTCGACCTCACGGGCGACGGTCACGCCGTCGTTGGTGATGGTCGGCGCGCCCCACTTCTTGTCGAGCACGACATAGCGGCCCTTGGGGCCGAGGGTCACCTTGACGGTGTTGGCGAGCGCGTCGACGCCGCGCTCGAGGGCACGGCGGGCGTTCTCGTCGAACTCCAGGATCTTGGGCACTTCGTTCTCCTAGGGAGAGGTGGTTCGGTGATGTGGGAATCGCCGGTCAACCGGCGAAACTGTCACTTGTCGGGCGCTGCAACGCCCGACAAGTGACAGAACAACCGGTCGACCGGCGATTCCTGCAAGCCGGAAGGCTCGGATCAGGCCAGGACCGCGAGGACGTCGCGGGCCGAGAGGATGAGGTACTCCTGGCCGGAGTACTTGACCTCGGTGCCGCCGTACTTGCTGTAGATGACCTTGTCGCCCACCGCCACGTCGAGCGGGACGCGGTTGCCGTTGTCGTCGATGCGACCGGGGCCGATGGCCAGGACCTCGCCCTCCTGGGGCTTCTCCTTCGCCGTGTCGGGGATGACCAGACCAGAGGCGGTGGTCTGCTCGGCCTCGAGGGGCTTGACGACGATCCGGTCCTCGAGCGGCTTGATGTTGACCGACACGATGTCGACCTCCACTTTCTAAGACTGTGTCTGTGTGTTCTGCATTGGCACACTCGCGGTGAGAGTGCCAATGACGAAACTAGCACTCTCCGCAAGGGAGTGCCAGAGCACACCCCTAGGCGGACGTGATCACGACCAAAGTCGGTTGACCTGACGTCGGGGCGGGCCACTAGCGTTCTCGACATGTTTGCTGCGCTCGGCCGCTTCGTGACCCGTTTCCGTTGGTATGTGATCGGCGCCTGGGTGCTCCTCGCCGTGATCGTGGGCGCCGCCGCGCCCGCCCTCGAGTCGACCCAGGACAACTCCGAGTTCCTCCCCGACCACTACGAATCGATCCAGGCGCTGAAGCTGCAGGAGGACAAGTTCTCCGACGCCTTCTCCCCGGGCGCGATCCTGGTCATCGAGCGCAAGGACGGCGGCGCGCTGACCGCCGACGACCAGACCGCCGTCGCCGGGCTCGCCCAGGAGCTCGCGCCCACGCTCGGCAAGAAGACCTTCCAGCAGATGGTCATCGCGCAGAACGAGGTCGGCGAGCCGAACCTCTCCGAGGACGGCACCGTGCTGTTCGCGGTCATCCCGCTCGCCGACGGCGCCACCGGCTTCGACCCCCAGGCATTCGACGACGCCGAGAAGATGCGCGACGAGCTCGGCGACCTCACCGAGGGCACCGACCTCGAGGTCCGCACGACCGGAGGCGTGCCCCAGGGTCTCGACTCGCAGGAGTCCAGCGAGAGCACCCTGCTCATCGTCGGCATCGCCACCGTCGTCCTCATCGTCGGCCTGCTCGCCCTGATCTTCCGCAGCGTGCTGATCTGCCTCCTGCCGATCGTCGTGGTCGGCCTGGTGTCCTCGATCGCCACCGGCGCCATCGCCTGGGCCAACGACATCTTCGGACTCAAGGCCGACGCGTCGGTGCAGCAGATCCTCGTCGTCGTCCTCTACGGCGTCGGCACCGACTACATCCTCTTCTTCCTGTTCCGCCACCGCGAGCGGCTGCGTCAGGGAGCCGCCGTCAAGGACTCGGTCGTGCACAGCCTCGACCGCGCCGGCGAGGCGATCGCCTCCGCGGGCGGCGCCGTGATCGTGGCCTTCATGGCGCTGATCCTCAGCTCGCTCAGCATCTTCCGGGCCATCGGCCCGGCCCTCGCGATCGCGGTGTTCGTGACCCTGCTGGCCGCGCTGACCCTCGTGCCCGCCGTCGTCTCGCTGCTCGGCAAGGCGCTCTTCTGGCCGTCGAAGTCGTGGCAGAAGGAGCCGAAGCACGGCACCTTCATCAAGCTGGGCAACACCGTCGGCCGGCGTCCGGGCCTGACCGCCCTGGTCTCGGGCGGCGCGATGACGATCCTCGCGATCTTCGCGCTCAGCTTCAGCCCGTCCTTCGACTTCAACTCCAGCCTGCCCGAGGGCGTCGAGTCGACGGAGGCGATGAAGACCTTCCAGGAGCACTTCTCCGCGGGTGCCGCCGAGCCGGTGCCGGTCCTCGTCGATGCCGAGGGCGCCGACGTGACCCCCGACCAGCTCGAGGCGTTCAAGACCGCGCTCGGCGAGGCCGAAGGCGTCGACCAGGTGACCGGTCCGGTCCCGTCCTCGGACGGGACGGCCTACCAGTACTACCTGACCCTCCACGACGATCCCGTCTCGGACGCCGCCCAGGACAACGTCGGCGGCCCGATCCGCGACGCCGCCCACGCCGCCGCCCCCGAGGGCACCGAGGCGTACGTCGGCGGCACGCCGGGCATCTTCGCCGACATGTCCGCGGCGATGGCCCGCGACTACAAGGTGGTCTTCCCCGTCGCCGCGGCGGTCATCCTGCTGATCCTGGCGCTGCTGCTGCGCAGCCTGGTGGCGCCGTGGTTCCTGATGGCCGCGGTGGGACTCGGCTTCGCCGCGACCCTCGGCCTGACCGTGATCGCGTTCCAGTTCATCGGGGGCGAGTCCGGCCTGATCTTCATGCTGCCGATCTACATCTACCTGTTCGTCACAGCACTCGGCACGGACTACAACATCTTGATGATCGCGCGACTGCGCGAGGAGGCGCGCGAGGGTCGCGACCCGCACGGCGCGGCGGCCCAGGCCGTCACCCACGCCGGACCCACGATCGCCGCCGCCGGCGTGATCCTCGCCGGGACGTTCGCCTCGCTGATGCTCGGCGGCAACACGCTGATCGTGTCCATGGGCTTCGCGCTCGCCGTCGGCATCCTGATCGTGTCGTTCGTGATGTCGATGTTCTTCACGCCGGCGCTGACCTCGCTGCTGGGTCACGCCGCCTGGTGGCCGGGCCACGGCGACGAGAAGCGCGACGACGAGCCGGAGAAGGAGCTCACCCCCACCGCCTGACCCGGTCGACCCCGACCTGACAGGATCGGGACGTGGATCTCGACGACTTCCGGTGGCTGCTGACCGACGAGGGGCAGGCGCTGCTCGCCGAGGCCGCGGCCCTGGTCGCCGAGGGCGCCGCTCCGCTCGCCGCCGGCTCCGCGCTGCGTCGTACGACGACGCCGGAGCGGGCGGCGACGGCGCTCACCCAGGTGGAGCTGCGCGGACGAGCGGTCGCGAAGTTCGGCGACCTGGCACAGCGGATGTACTTCACCCCCGACGCGCTGGAGCAGGCGACCCGGCTCCGGGTCGCCCGGCACCGGGCAGGTCGGGCGACGGCGTTCGGGGCACGGACCCTGGTCGACCTGGGCTGCGGGATCGGCGGCGACCTCGTCGCGGCCGCCGAGGCGGGCCTCGTGTGCGCCGGCGTCGACCTCGACCCGGTCCGGGTGGCCGTCGCCCAGGCGAACCTCACCGTGCTGGGCCTGCCGGGCGCCGTCCAGGTCGCCGACGCGACGACGGTCGACCACCGCGGCTTCGACCTCGCCTTCGCCGATCCGGCCCGCCGCTCGGGCGCGGGACGCAGCTTCCGGGTCGAGGACTGGAGCCCGCCGTGGTCCTGGGTCGAGGAGCTGCTCGGCCGGGACGCGTGCGTGAAGGTCGCGCCCGGCATCCCCCACACGCTGGTGCCCGCCGGTGTCGAGGCCGAGTGGGTCAGCGACGACGGAGAGGTCAAGGAGGCCGCGCTGTGGGCCGGGCGGACCGCCACCGTGGCCCGCCGCGCGACCGTGATCGGCGCGGGCGGCCTGGCCACGCTCACCGACGAGGACGACCCGGGCATCGGCGCGGTCGGGGTGCGGGCGGTCGGCGACTATCTCTACGAGCCCGACGGAGCCGTGATCCGCGCCGGTCTCGTGACCGGGGTCGCGGCGGGCGTGGGTGGCGGCCTGGTCGACCCGAAGATCGCCTATGTCACCGCGGACCAGCCGTTCCGCACGCCCTTCGCCCGCGGCTACCGGGTCCTCGAGACCCTCCCCTACCGGGAGAAGCAGCTCAAGGCCGCCCTGCGCGAGCGAGGCATCGGCCGGCTGACCGTCAAGAAGCGGGGCGTCGACGTCTCCCCCGAGACGCTGCGCCAGCGGCTCTCACTTCACGGCGACGCCGAGGCGACGATCGTGCTGACCCGCGTGGCCGGCGAGGGCACCGCGCTCCTGGTGGCGCCCTTCTGAGCCGGCCTCACCGGCCCGGGCCCGGCAGGTCCATGGTGCGCCCGCCGCGGGCCAGCACGGCCCGCTCGCTGCGGATGACCGTCTTGTGCAGGTCCGCATTGTCGCCGCGCCGCACCCGGGCCGGCAGGGCGTGGCGTGAGGTCCGCGCGAAGGCGGTGGCGCCGCGCCAGGCCAGCGCGTGGGCCGGCGTCCACGGCAGGCCGTAGAGCCGGCGCACCTCGGGCGGCAGCATCCCGACCACGAGCAGGTTGGTCACCGTGACGCCCGGACGGGCCACCGGCGGCACCGGCATGTCGCGGGCGATGGCCCGGCCGACGGCGCGGGCCTCCTGCGTGAGGTGCATCCGCCCGGACGCGAACCAGTCAGCCATCCAGCGCTCGAAGTCCGTGGCCGTCGCGGGCGCCACCGAGCGCGGCATGCCGAACAGCTCGCCGAACCGGACCCAGTCGGCCCACAGGTCCTCCTTCTCCCCCGCGCTCAACGGCCGCACCAGGGTCTCGAAGGCGACCCGGGAGGAGTCCGCCAGCATCGCCATGGTCCAGAGCATGAGCTCGGGGTCGAAGGCGTCGTACGGCGTGCCGCGGGCGAAGGAGCCCTCGTCCTGGGCGAGCTCGCCCCGGACCCGGGTGTGCAGGTCGTGGACGGCGGCGAGCAGCCGGTCGGCCTCGGCCCGCGGGGCGAAGAAGATGGTCTCGAAGGCGAGCGCGGTGCGGGCCAGCCGCTCGAAGGGGCGCTCCTTGGCGAGCGTGGACTGGGAGGTGCCGACGTAGGGCACCGGGTGGGTGGCGCCGATGATCAGCGCCCGCTGGCCGTAGGTCTGCCCGACCGCGCGGTGCGACTGCACGAAACGCAGCATCGACCCCTCGGGGAAGTACCCGTCGCCGCCGCGCGCGCTGTCCATCGCCTCAGCCTGCCAGGACCTCGGTCACCGGGAGGCTGGAATCGGCAGGAAGGTCGAGCGCGGACGGCGCCCGCCCCCGCTCGACCATGGTCGCGCCGAGGGCCGCCACCATCGCCCCGTTGTCGGTGCACAGGCCCGGGCGCGGCACCCGGACCCGGATCCCGAGCCGCCCCGCACGCTCCTCCGCGAGCGCACGCAGGCGGGAGTTCGCAGCGACGCCGCCACCGATCATCAGGTCCTCGATGCCCTCGGCGCTGGCGGCGTCGAGGGCCTTGCGGACCAGTACGTCGCAGACCGCCTCCTGGAAGGAGGCCGCGACGTCGGCCACCGGCACCGGCTCGCCGGAGCGCTCCCGCGCCTCGACCCAGCGGGCGACCGCGGTCTTGAGACCCGAGAAGGAGAAGTCGAAGCGGTGCCGCTCCAGGTCGCGGCGGCTGGTGAGCCCGCGCGGGAAGTCGATCGCGACCTGGTCGCCCTCGCGGGCGGCCCGGTCGATGTGGGGACCGCCGGGGAACGGCAGCCCGAGCAGGCGCGCGACCTTGTCGAACGCCTCACCGGCCGCGTCGTCGATGGTCGCCCCCAGGGGAGCCACGCCGTCGTCGTACCCGGTGATGTCGGTGACCTTGAGCAGGCTGGAATGGCCCCCGGAGACGAGCAGCGCGAGGCACGGCTCGGGCAGTGGTCCGTGCTCCAGCTGGTCGACGGCGACGTGGGCGGCGAGATGGTTGACGCCGTAGATCGGCTTGCCGAGCGAGAGCGCGAGCGCCTTGGCCGAGGCGACGCCGACCAGCAGCGCGCCGGCGAGTCCGGGGCCGTGGGTCACCGCGATCGCGTCGACGTCGCCCAGGGCCACCCCGGCGGTGTCGCAGGCCCGCTGGATGGTCGGGACCATCGCCTCGAGGTGCGCCCGGCTCGCGACCTCCGGTACGACGCCGCCGAAGCGCGCGTGCTCCTCGACACTGCTCGCCACCGCATCGGCCAGCAGGGTCTGGCCGCGGACGATGCCGACGCCGGTCTCGTCGCACGAGGTCTCGATGCCGAGCACCAGGGGTTCGTCGCGGGTCACGGGACCATTGTGACGGGTGTCGCCAGCACGAGGGCGGTGGTGCCGTCGCGGTAGTAGCGCGCCCGCTGCCCGAGCTCGCTGAACCCGTGCCGTTCGTAGAACCGCCGGGCGGGTGTGTTGTCCTCGCGCACCTCCAGCAGCAGCCTCGTGGCCCCGCCCCGGGCCGCGACGGCGTGGACGCCCTCCAGGAGGGCCGTGGCGACGCCGGCGCGGCGCAGCGGGACCGGGACCGCGATCCGCTGCAGCTCGGCGTCCACGTCGACCACGCTGACCACGGCGTAGCCGGCGAACCTCCCGTCGTGCCCGGCGACGACGAGACCGACGGTCGGCAGCAGGCCCGCGACACCCTCGCCGATCAGGTTCGCCGACCAGGGGTCGAGCGGGAATGCCTCGGCCTCGAGTGCGACGATCGCGGCGACGTCGGCCTCGGTCGCCGCTCGCACGGTGGTGCGCTCGCTCACGGACGGCGACTCATCGCGCCCGGGCGACGGCGTCGGGGCGGCGGAGGTAGAGCGGCTCGGGCGGCAGCACCGCGACCCGCCCCTCGGCGACACCCCGCGCCAGCCAGGCTGCGGACGGCCGCTGCGGGCCGCGGGCGTCGGGGAACGCGTCGGGGTACAGGCGCGCACCCTCCCCGACGACGGGGCCGTCGGTGGCGAGCACGTCCGGCTTGTCGACGACAGCCTCGTCCAGGCGCATCCCCCGGCCGTCGTACGACGCGCGGTAGACCTCCTTGCGCCGGGCGTCGGTCGCGACCACGAAGTCGCCGCTCACCGTGCCCTCCGCGACCGCCTCCAGGGCCAGGGCGTCGAGCGAGCACACCCCGTGGACCGGTACGCCGAGCACGTGGGCCATCGTGCGCGCCGTGACCAGGCCGACCCGGAGCCCGGTGAACGGGCCCGGACCGACGCCGACCGCGAGGCCGGTCAGCTCGCCGGGGCGGGCGCCCGCCTCGGCGAGCACCCGCTCGATCAGGGGCGCCAGCTGCTCGCCGTGCCGCATCCCCTCGGTGAAGGTCGCCGCGGCGACGACGCCGGTCCCGTCGTGGAGCGCGACGGTCACCGTCGGCGAGGCCGTGTCGAAGGCGAGCAGCACGCCCCGAGGCTACCGTCGCGGTCGCTACTTCCAGACCTTGACGTAGTCGACCTCGAGCGTGGTCGGCGCCCGGGTGCCGCCGAGGAAGGTGTTGACGCCGCTCCCGCTGAGCAGCTGGGAGAAGCTCATGATGAAGCGCTTGCGGAAGCTGGGGGCCCCGGCGGTGTTGGTCAGGCAGGTCCTGCCGTCCACCGAGATCGTCAGGCGGTCGGCGGTCCAGTCCAGCGTGTAGGTGTGCCACTGCCCGCGCGGAGCCAGGCAGTCCCAGGCGGTGTTGAGACCGTGCCGGGCGCCACCGTTGTCGTTCCACGTGTAGTGCAGGAAGGGGATCGCCAGGTCCGGGTAGGCCGCGTAGTTCTCGACGATGTCGATCTCGCCGGAGGCGGGCCAGGTCGCGTCCGAGCTGTAGCGGGTGTCGGGCCACAGCCAGAACGCCTCCTGCGGTCCGGCGTAGGACACCGCCTGGGACTTCATCCGGGCCTCGAACCGGCCGTACTGCTGGCTCCACCGCCAGAACGTGTTGACCGACCCGGTCACATAGGAGGCCCGGGTGCCGTCCTTGCGCAGCGGGCACTGGTCGGCGCGGTCGGCGGGGCGCGCGGTGAGCCGCAGCGAGCCGCCGCT
This region of Nocardioides sp. L-11A genomic DNA includes:
- a CDS encoding glycoside hydrolase family 16 protein yields the protein MVMVRARTLTVLVMMCLVAWGLATPAAEAGNRKAPALDKPRQGGVSLVFTGKARPRAAVRLQVRARAGWKAVGRDRASRRGTFRITLRSPDRPRHYRVVSDGRTSRARTVAPAPVTEPAAEPAAAKPRPSDACGTVPDRPGWAGGGSYQCSFVDQFDGDALDRGSWHVMDGTTSGAACMVDTPETVAVSGGSLRLTARPADRADQCPLRKDGTRASYVTGSVNTFWRWSQQYGRFEARMKSQAVSYAGPQEAFWLWPDTRYSSDATWPASGEIDIVENYAAYPDLAIPFLHYTWNDNGGARHGLNTAWDCLAPRGQWHTYTLDWTADRLTISVDGRTCLTNTAGAPSFRKRFIMSFSQLLSGSGVNTFLGGTRAPTTLEVDYVKVWK
- a CDS encoding oxygenase MpaB family protein, which encodes MDSARGGDGYFPEGSMLRFVQSHRAVGQTYGQRALIIGATHPVPYVGTSQSTLAKERPFERLARTALAFETIFFAPRAEADRLLAAVHDLHTRVRGELAQDEGSFARGTPYDAFDPELMLWTMAMLADSSRVAFETLVRPLSAGEKEDLWADWVRFGELFGMPRSVAPATATDFERWMADWFASGRMHLTQEARAVGRAIARDMPVPPVARPGVTVTNLLVVGMLPPEVRRLYGLPWTPAHALAWRGATAFARTSRHALPARVRRGDNADLHKTVIRSERAVLARGGRTMDLPGPGR
- the tsaD gene encoding tRNA (adenosine(37)-N6)-threonylcarbamoyltransferase complex transferase subunit TsaD, giving the protein MTRDEPLVLGIETSCDETGVGIVRGQTLLADAVASSVEEHARFGGVVPEVASRAHLEAMVPTIQRACDTAGVALGDVDAIAVTHGPGLAGALLVGVASAKALALSLGKPIYGVNHLAAHVAVDQLEHGPLPEPCLALLVSGGHSSLLKVTDITGYDDGVAPLGATIDDAAGEAFDKVARLLGLPFPGGPHIDRAAREGDQVAIDFPRGLTSRRDLERHRFDFSFSGLKTAVARWVEARERSGEPVPVADVAASFQEAVCDVLVRKALDAASAEGIEDLMIGGGVAANSRLRALAEERAGRLGIRVRVPRPGLCTDNGAMVAALGATMVERGRAPSALDLPADSSLPVTEVLAG
- a CDS encoding class I SAM-dependent methyltransferase, encoding MDLDDFRWLLTDEGQALLAEAAALVAEGAAPLAAGSALRRTTTPERAATALTQVELRGRAVAKFGDLAQRMYFTPDALEQATRLRVARHRAGRATAFGARTLVDLGCGIGGDLVAAAEAGLVCAGVDLDPVRVAVAQANLTVLGLPGAVQVADATTVDHRGFDLAFADPARRSGAGRSFRVEDWSPPWSWVEELLGRDACVKVAPGIPHTLVPAGVEAEWVSDDGEVKEAALWAGRTATVARRATVIGAGGLATLTDEDDPGIGAVGVRAVGDYLYEPDGAVIRAGLVTGVAAGVGGGLVDPKIAYVTADQPFRTPFARGYRVLETLPYREKQLKAALRERGIGRLTVKKRGVDVSPETLRQRLSLHGDAEATIVLTRVAGEGTALLVAPF
- the tsaB gene encoding tRNA (adenosine(37)-N6)-threonylcarbamoyltransferase complex dimerization subunit type 1 TsaB; this encodes MLLAFDTASPTVTVALHDGTGVVAAATFTEGMRHGEQLAPLIERVLAEAGARPGELTGLAVGVGPGPFTGLRVGLVTARTMAHVLGVPVHGVCSLDALALEAVAEGTVSGDFVVATDARRKEVYRASYDGRGMRLDEAVVDKPDVLATDGPVVGEGARLYPDAFPDARGPQRPSAAWLARGVAEGRVAVLPPEPLYLRRPDAVARAR
- the rimI gene encoding ribosomal protein S18-alanine N-acetyltransferase → MSERTTVRAATEADVAAIVALEAEAFPLDPWSANLIGEGVAGLLPTVGLVVAGHDGRFAGYAVVSVVDVDAELQRIAVPVPLRRAGVATALLEGVHAVAARGGATRLLLEVREDNTPARRFYERHGFSELGQRARYYRDGTTALVLATPVTMVP